The proteins below are encoded in one region of Aeromonas veronii:
- a CDS encoding cobalamin biosynthesis protein CobD/CbiB codes for MIDATAWEPLAASLLSTSAAIALGAALLEALLPWPARFRLGAVLPLLVRLGRRVYRPDGSPRQQWQAGLLALLVVWLPCAAGLWAVRNLSLSEPLFDLLFLLLMLESRPLRELAKATRALANQDTLVVARLQVAPWLRRETGSLSVMGLVKAVSETCALRLVGQWAGPLLGFALAGVQGALLWRLAQLMNQAWSPKSREFEHFGRAASALYQGLCAPVILLLALPLLLTQLCLGQLPGLGARLRAALPWPYPAMGCLLSLVASATSTRLGGPRYYQGQLVRFPVLGDGAEPDAGLPLRLLNRLALIGWGWMGLALLLTTLELVRG; via the coding sequence GTGATCGACGCCACCGCCTGGGAGCCTCTGGCCGCCTCGCTGCTCTCGACGAGCGCGGCCATTGCGCTCGGGGCCGCCCTGCTGGAAGCCCTGCTGCCCTGGCCTGCCCGCTTTCGACTCGGCGCCGTACTCCCGCTGCTGGTACGACTGGGTCGCCGGGTCTATCGCCCCGACGGTTCCCCGCGCCAGCAGTGGCAGGCCGGTCTGCTGGCCCTGCTGGTAGTCTGGCTCCCCTGCGCAGCCGGACTCTGGGCGGTGCGCAATCTCTCCCTGAGTGAACCCCTGTTCGACCTCCTGTTCCTGCTGTTGATGCTCGAATCCCGCCCCTTGCGCGAACTCGCCAAGGCGACCCGGGCTCTGGCAAACCAGGACACCCTGGTGGTCGCCAGGCTGCAAGTCGCCCCTTGGCTCAGACGCGAGACGGGTAGTCTGTCGGTGATGGGACTCGTCAAAGCGGTGAGCGAAACCTGCGCACTGCGTCTGGTCGGCCAATGGGCCGGCCCCTTGTTGGGGTTTGCGCTGGCGGGCGTGCAGGGAGCCCTGCTCTGGCGCCTTGCCCAGCTGATGAACCAGGCCTGGAGCCCGAAATCGAGGGAGTTTGAACACTTCGGCCGCGCGGCTTCTGCCCTCTATCAGGGACTCTGCGCCCCGGTCATCCTGCTGCTGGCACTGCCGCTGTTGCTCACCCAGCTCTGCCTCGGCCAGTTGCCCGGACTCGGGGCTCGCCTGCGCGCCGCCCTGCCCTGGCCCTATCCAGCCATGGGCTGCCTGCTCAGCCTGGTGGCGAGCGCCACAAGCACTCGCCTGGGCGGCCCCCGCTACTATCAGGGCCAACTGGTGCGCTTCCCCGTGCTCGGCGACGGCGCCGAGCCGGATGCGGGGCTGCCGCTGCGGCTGCTCAACCGCCTGGCGCTCATCGGTTGGGGATGGATGGGGCTGGCACTCTTGCTCACCACCCTGGAGCTTGTCCGTGGTTAA
- the mtnN gene encoding 5'-methylthioadenosine/S-adenosylhomocysteine nucleosidase — protein MKVGIIGAMEQEVALLRSQLSEPRTLQLGGCEFYQGRLAGKEVILTRSGIGKVAASVATSLLLEKFAPDCVINTGSAGGFDQDLHIGDVVIASEMRFHDVDVTAFGYEMGQMAQQPAAFPCDEKLIALAESCIGEQGKHQTKIGLICTGDQFMCKPEAIAKARADFPQMLAVEMEGAAIGQVCQMFKVPYLVVRAMSDIAGKEQVESFDAFIEVAGQHSAEMIIRLLGKL, from the coding sequence ATGAAAGTAGGTATTATCGGCGCCATGGAGCAGGAAGTCGCCCTGCTGCGTAGTCAGCTTAGCGAACCCCGCACCCTGCAACTGGGCGGCTGCGAGTTCTATCAGGGGCGGCTCGCCGGTAAAGAGGTGATCCTGACCCGCTCCGGCATCGGCAAGGTCGCCGCCAGCGTCGCTACCAGCCTGCTGCTGGAGAAGTTTGCCCCGGATTGCGTCATCAACACCGGCTCCGCCGGCGGCTTCGACCAGGATCTGCACATCGGTGACGTGGTGATCGCCAGCGAAATGCGCTTCCACGACGTGGATGTCACCGCCTTCGGCTACGAGATGGGGCAGATGGCCCAGCAACCCGCCGCCTTCCCCTGCGACGAGAAGCTGATCGCGCTGGCCGAATCCTGCATCGGCGAACAGGGCAAGCACCAGACCAAGATTGGCCTCATCTGCACCGGTGATCAGTTCATGTGCAAGCCAGAAGCGATTGCGAAAGCTCGCGCCGACTTCCCCCAGATGCTGGCGGTGGAGATGGAAGGGGCCGCCATCGGCCAGGTGTGCCAGATGTTCAAGGTGCCCTATCTGGTGGTACGCGCCATGTCTGACATCGCCGGCAAGGAGCAGGTGGAATCCTTCGATGCCTTCATCGAAGTGGCAGGCCAGCACTCCGCCGAGATGATCATCAGACTGCTCGGCAAGCTGTGA
- a CDS encoding substrate-binding periplasmic protein: protein MRVRMAGLLCLLLMGGEAGAIEYYRTAAQSDSAPKYLRQSDGRVGGICVDLFRLMEQEEPALRIVGDQAFLPLRRLEKKVLYGQLDFICGVGDNPQRRRDFSYLSPAIFTVRYHLAVRRDDDVEIRSWEDVRALGRDGVILINHGSGAIARLQAIGDLRIDSGGISSEANYDKLLMKRGRFFYYRSPGFESDLREHRLDTQIRLLPRVMEETPFYILFHRQSSPERLKLFGDTLQRLASRGELAALAARYD, encoded by the coding sequence ATGAGGGTCAGGATGGCCGGGCTGCTGTGCCTGCTGCTGATGGGCGGCGAGGCCGGTGCCATCGAGTATTACCGCACCGCGGCCCAATCCGATTCGGCCCCCAAGTATCTGCGCCAATCCGATGGCCGGGTCGGCGGGATCTGCGTCGACCTGTTTCGGCTGATGGAGCAAGAGGAGCCTGCCCTGCGCATTGTCGGGGATCAGGCCTTTCTCCCCCTGCGGCGACTGGAAAAAAAGGTGCTCTACGGCCAGCTGGACTTCATCTGCGGCGTGGGAGACAACCCGCAGCGGCGCCGCGACTTCAGCTACCTCAGCCCCGCCATTTTCACGGTGCGCTACCACCTGGCGGTGCGCCGCGACGATGATGTCGAGATCCGGAGTTGGGAAGATGTCAGGGCTCTTGGCCGGGACGGGGTCATTCTCATCAACCATGGCAGCGGCGCCATCGCACGGTTGCAAGCTATCGGTGACCTTCGCATCGACAGCGGCGGGATCAGCAGCGAGGCCAACTACGACAAGCTGCTGATGAAACGGGGGCGTTTTTTCTATTACCGCTCCCCGGGGTTCGAATCAGACCTTCGTGAACATCGGCTGGATACCCAGATACGCCTGTTGCCCAGGGTGATGGAGGAGACTCCCTTCTACATCCTGTTCCACCGCCAGAGCTCCCCTGAGCGGCTCAAGCTGTTTGGCGACACCCTGCAACGGCTCGCCAGCCGGGGGGAGCTGGCAGCCCTGGCGGCCCGCTACGATTGA
- a CDS encoding ZIP family metal transporter, which yields MDNVSTLSPSWTTQLREQIQARPLTALGLLIALLAVLLLLLQSLVMLLAGDISPGARYGLIGGVAGFAATALGALPALFLRSVPQRVEDGMLGFAAGMMLAASAFSLLLPGLEAAEGITGDGFLAAAVVVTGMTLGVLLMLGLDQFTPHEHDKTGPCGPGHESCSRVWLFVFAIALHNLPEGMAIGVSFSQGDMAVGLPLTTAIALQDIPEGLAVALAMCAAGFRPSLAVLVAIGSGLLEPLGALLGVGLASGMAIAYPIGLGLAAGAMLFVVSHEVIPETHRNGHQTYATLGLMAGFALMMTLDTALG from the coding sequence ATGGATAACGTATCGACCCTCTCCCCCTCCTGGACCACCCAGCTTCGCGAGCAGATCCAGGCCCGCCCCCTCACCGCCCTCGGCCTGTTGATCGCCCTGCTGGCCGTGTTGCTGCTCCTGCTGCAAAGCCTGGTCATGCTGCTGGCGGGAGACATCAGCCCGGGAGCCCGCTATGGCCTCATCGGCGGGGTCGCCGGTTTTGCCGCCACGGCGCTGGGCGCCCTGCCTGCGCTGTTTTTGCGATCCGTCCCCCAGCGGGTGGAGGATGGCATGCTGGGCTTTGCCGCCGGCATGATGCTGGCCGCCAGCGCATTTTCGCTGCTGTTGCCCGGGCTCGAGGCGGCCGAGGGGATCACGGGGGACGGCTTTCTCGCCGCCGCCGTGGTGGTGACCGGCATGACCCTCGGCGTCTTGCTGATGCTGGGGCTGGATCAGTTCACCCCTCATGAACATGACAAGACAGGCCCCTGCGGCCCCGGTCACGAGAGTTGCTCCCGGGTCTGGCTGTTCGTGTTTGCCATCGCGCTGCACAACCTGCCGGAAGGCATGGCCATCGGGGTCAGCTTCTCCCAGGGTGACATGGCGGTGGGCCTACCGCTCACCACCGCCATCGCCCTGCAGGACATTCCGGAAGGGCTAGCGGTGGCGCTGGCCATGTGCGCCGCCGGTTTTCGCCCCTCTCTCGCCGTGCTGGTCGCCATCGGCAGCGGCCTGCTCGAACCCCTGGGGGCCCTGCTCGGGGTCGGGCTCGCCAGCGGCATGGCCATCGCCTACCCCATTGGTCTGGGGCTCGCCGCCGGCGCCATGCTGTTCGTGGTCTCCCACGAGGTGATCCCCGAGACTCATCGCAACGGTCATCAGACCTATGCCACCCTGGGGTTGATGGCGGGCTTTGCCCTGATGATGACCCTCGACACCGCGCTGGGTTGA
- a CDS encoding methyl-accepting chemotaxis protein has translation MSYKNLSIGKKIAVVFSVIAVINVIFGLFLASELRGIRDRVLNFTDSTLPSVISVENLLYDVSYVRRAQFALLMIDDVADLQARRGRIQDSIGKVERALSAYEATVGAAHERQAFNRAKQHWQQYLRQVNQIDVLLSQGSLVQAKEALFQSNAAYSDLEQSVNALVDVNLGFVQENRGSLLGSVTMVTTSATLSIGALLLFMGVMTWFLTRQICLPLHAVVAQANAIAAGDLTHQLDRQHIGQDELGMLAKASLKMQDNLRGLIEEVVAAVTQLGAAIEEVSTVSEQSAQGIQSQQQEIAMVATAMAQMKATVADVAGNTEVASESASSANALARQGNREVQGALVAITRVAEEMEQAGTLVAELERESAQINVVVDVIRGIADQTNLLALNAAIEAARAGEQGRGFAVVADEVRTLAGRTQASTGEIVAIIETLQARANQAKAVTGQSCEMIRQCVSQSEQTSDGIQQIEVAVGQIADMAIQIASACGEQDAVSDELGRNVERINDSSNEVASGADHTARACLELSQLAAGLRQTIGRFRLA, from the coding sequence ATGTCTTATAAAAATCTCTCCATCGGCAAGAAGATTGCCGTGGTCTTTTCGGTCATTGCCGTCATCAATGTGATATTCGGTCTCTTTCTCGCCAGCGAGCTGCGCGGCATCAGGGATCGGGTGCTGAACTTCACCGATTCCACCCTGCCCAGCGTCATCTCGGTGGAGAATCTGCTCTACGACGTCTCCTATGTTCGCCGCGCCCAGTTTGCCTTGCTGATGATCGACGATGTGGCCGATCTGCAGGCTCGCCGTGGCCGCATTCAGGACAGCATCGGCAAGGTCGAGCGCGCCCTGAGCGCCTACGAGGCGACGGTGGGGGCGGCTCACGAGCGTCAGGCGTTCAACCGTGCCAAGCAGCACTGGCAGCAGTATCTGCGCCAGGTCAACCAGATCGATGTGCTGCTGTCTCAGGGCAGCCTGGTTCAGGCGAAGGAGGCGCTGTTCCAGTCCAATGCCGCTTACAGCGATCTGGAGCAGTCGGTCAATGCCCTGGTGGACGTGAACCTCGGCTTCGTGCAGGAGAACCGGGGCAGCCTGCTCGGCAGCGTCACCATGGTGACCACCTCCGCCACCCTGAGTATCGGGGCCTTGCTGCTGTTCATGGGGGTGATGACCTGGTTCCTGACCCGCCAGATCTGTCTGCCGCTCCATGCGGTGGTGGCACAGGCCAATGCCATTGCCGCCGGCGATCTCACCCATCAGCTGGATCGCCAGCACATCGGCCAGGATGAGCTTGGCATGCTGGCCAAGGCCTCCCTCAAGATGCAGGACAACCTGCGTGGTCTCATCGAGGAGGTGGTGGCCGCCGTGACCCAGCTCGGCGCCGCCATCGAGGAGGTGAGCACCGTCTCCGAGCAGTCGGCGCAAGGGATCCAGAGCCAGCAACAGGAGATCGCCATGGTGGCGACCGCCATGGCCCAGATGAAGGCGACGGTGGCCGATGTGGCGGGCAATACCGAGGTGGCATCCGAGTCAGCCAGCTCCGCCAATGCTCTGGCCAGACAGGGCAATCGTGAGGTGCAGGGGGCCCTGGTGGCCATCACCCGGGTGGCCGAGGAGATGGAGCAGGCCGGTACCCTGGTGGCCGAGCTGGAACGGGAATCGGCTCAGATCAACGTGGTGGTGGACGTGATTCGCGGCATCGCCGATCAGACCAATCTGCTGGCGCTGAACGCCGCCATCGAAGCGGCCCGGGCGGGTGAGCAGGGCCGCGGCTTTGCGGTGGTCGCCGATGAGGTACGCACCCTGGCGGGTCGCACCCAGGCCTCCACCGGCGAAATCGTCGCCATCATCGAGACCCTGCAGGCCCGCGCCAATCAGGCGAAAGCGGTGACCGGCCAGAGCTGCGAGATGATCCGTCAGTGCGTGAGCCAGAGCGAGCAGACCAGCGATGGCATCCAGCAGATCGAGGTGGCGGTGGGGCAGATAGCCGACATGGCCATTCAGATCGCCAGCGCCTGCGGTGAGCAGGACGCGGTCTCCGACGAGCTTGGCCGCAACGTGGAGCGGATCAATGACTCTTCCAACGAGGTGGCGAGCGGCGCCGATCACACCGCCCGTGCCTGCCTGGAGTTGAGCCAGCTGGCGGCGGGACTGCGCCAGACCATCGGCCGCTTCCGTCTGGCCTGA
- the gloA gene encoding lactoylglutathione lyase, translating into MRILHTMLRVGDLQRSIDFYTRVLGMKLLRKSENSEYKYTLAFVGYGDEKDEAVIELTYNWGVSEYELGSAYGHIALEADDIYGTCEALRAAGAKIIREPGPVKGGTTVIAFVEDPDGYKIELIAKKDAGAGLGESV; encoded by the coding sequence ATGAGAATTCTGCACACGATGTTACGCGTCGGCGATCTGCAACGCTCCATCGACTTCTACACCCGGGTGCTCGGCATGAAGCTGCTGCGCAAGAGCGAGAACAGCGAGTACAAGTACACCCTGGCCTTCGTCGGTTACGGCGACGAGAAGGATGAAGCCGTCATCGAGCTGACCTACAACTGGGGCGTCAGCGAGTACGAGCTGGGCTCTGCCTACGGTCACATCGCCCTGGAAGCGGACGACATCTATGGCACCTGCGAGGCCCTGCGTGCCGCCGGCGCCAAGATCATCCGCGAGCCGGGCCCGGTCAAGGGTGGCACCACCGTCATCGCCTTCGTGGAAGATCCGGACGGCTACAAAATTGAGCTGATCGCCAAGAAGGATGCAGGCGCGGGTCTGGGCGAGAGCGTCTGA
- the nth gene encoding endonuclease III — protein sequence MNNQKRREILERLRDDNPHPTTELHFNSPFELLIAVLLSAQATDVSVNKATALLYPVANTPAAMLALGVDGVKHYIKTIGLFNTKAENVIKTCAILLERHGGEVPENREALEALPGVGRKTANVVLNTAFGWPTIAVDTHIFRVSNRTGFAVGKNVDQVEEKLLKVVPAEFKLDVHHWLILHGRYTCLARKPRCGSCIIEDLCEYKEKVYPES from the coding sequence ATGAACAACCAAAAACGCAGAGAAATTCTGGAGCGACTGAGGGATGACAATCCCCACCCCACCACAGAGCTTCATTTCAACTCGCCGTTCGAGCTGCTGATCGCCGTCCTGCTGTCGGCCCAGGCCACCGACGTGAGCGTCAACAAGGCCACCGCCCTGCTCTATCCGGTGGCCAATACCCCGGCCGCCATGCTGGCCCTCGGGGTGGACGGTGTGAAGCACTACATCAAGACCATTGGCCTGTTCAACACCAAGGCCGAGAACGTCATCAAGACCTGCGCCATCCTGCTGGAGCGCCATGGCGGCGAGGTGCCGGAAAACCGCGAAGCCCTGGAAGCCCTGCCCGGAGTGGGACGCAAGACCGCCAACGTGGTGCTCAACACCGCCTTCGGCTGGCCTACCATCGCCGTCGACACCCACATCTTCCGGGTATCGAACCGCACCGGTTTCGCGGTGGGCAAGAACGTGGATCAGGTCGAAGAAAAATTGCTCAAGGTGGTGCCCGCCGAGTTCAAGCTGGATGTGCATCACTGGCTGATCCTGCACGGCCGCTACACCTGTCTGGCACGCAAGCCTCGCTGCGGATCCTGCATCATCGAGGACTTGTGCGAGTACAAAGAAAAAGTCTACCCGGAGAGCTAG
- a CDS encoding electron transport complex subunit E: MEQVDVIDTASPAEGNARREELKELMLQGLWKNNPSLVQVLGLCPTLAVSSTFTNALGLGLATLVVLVGSNLAVSLVRNLVPKDIRIPIYVMIIAALVTSVQLLMNAYTYGLYQSLGIFIALIVTNCVIIGRAEAYASKNPPLLAAIDGFMMGLGFTLVLLVLGGLREIIGMGTLFDGADLLLGDWAKSLRIELFHTDASLLLAILPPGGFIGLGLLIAGKNAINDRLGRKHNADKAHCAVPAPGARATEL, encoded by the coding sequence ATGGAACAGGTGGACGTGATTGACACGGCCTCCCCGGCCGAGGGCAATGCCCGCCGTGAAGAGCTCAAGGAGCTGATGCTGCAGGGGCTGTGGAAGAACAACCCCTCTCTGGTGCAGGTGCTGGGGCTCTGCCCGACCCTCGCGGTCTCCTCCACCTTCACCAATGCCCTGGGGCTTGGCCTGGCGACCCTGGTGGTGCTGGTCGGCTCCAACCTTGCCGTCTCCCTGGTGCGCAACCTGGTGCCCAAGGATATCCGTATCCCCATCTATGTGATGATCATCGCCGCCCTGGTGACCAGCGTGCAGCTGTTGATGAACGCCTACACCTATGGCCTCTATCAGTCGCTGGGCATCTTCATCGCGCTGATCGTCACCAACTGCGTCATCATCGGCCGGGCCGAAGCCTATGCCTCCAAGAACCCGCCCCTGCTGGCGGCGATCGACGGCTTCATGATGGGGCTCGGCTTCACCCTGGTGCTGCTGGTGCTGGGGGGCTTGCGGGAGATCATCGGCATGGGCACCCTGTTCGACGGGGCGGATCTGCTGCTGGGGGACTGGGCCAAGTCCCTGCGCATCGAGCTGTTCCACACCGATGCCAGCCTGCTGCTGGCCATCTTGCCGCCGGGTGGCTTCATCGGGTTGGGGCTGCTCATCGCCGGCAAGAATGCCATCAACGATCGGTTGGGCCGCAAGCACAATGCCGACAAGGCCCACTGCGCCGTGCCCGCTCCCGGCGCCCGAGCCACAGAGCTGTAA
- the rsxG gene encoding electron transport complex subunit RsxG, which translates to MLKSMRKNGVTLALFALACTAMVVLTNELTKDRIAHQQQLDKLRILSALLPEGSYDNDLVASCKLVTSREYLGSDQPMPLYSATLKGEPTGYALETIAPDGYSGAIRMVVGTDAKGAVSAVRVLAHKETPGLGDKIELKKSRWIDSFVGRTLNADNDAAWAVKKDGGEFDAFTGATITPRAVVKAVKNLLRLQQEHPELLRDAPACDAAS; encoded by the coding sequence ATGTTAAAGAGCATGCGCAAAAACGGCGTCACGCTGGCCCTGTTCGCCCTCGCCTGCACTGCCATGGTGGTGCTGACCAACGAGCTCACCAAGGATCGCATCGCTCACCAGCAGCAGCTCGACAAGCTGCGCATCCTCTCGGCCCTGCTGCCGGAGGGAAGTTATGACAACGATCTGGTCGCCAGTTGCAAGTTGGTCACCAGCCGTGAATACCTCGGCAGCGACCAGCCCATGCCCCTCTACAGTGCGACACTCAAGGGGGAGCCCACCGGCTACGCGCTGGAGACCATCGCCCCCGACGGCTACAGCGGCGCCATCCGCATGGTGGTCGGCACCGACGCCAAGGGAGCGGTCAGCGCGGTGCGCGTGCTGGCCCACAAGGAGACCCCGGGGCTTGGCGACAAGATCGAGCTGAAAAAATCCCGCTGGATCGACAGCTTCGTCGGCCGTACCCTCAATGCAGACAATGACGCGGCCTGGGCGGTGAAGAAGGATGGGGGCGAGTTTGATGCCTTCACCGGCGCCACCATCACCCCTCGCGCCGTGGTCAAGGCGGTGAAGAACCTGCTGCGCCTGCAACAGGAACACCCCGAGCTGCTGCGGGATGCCCCCGCCTGCGACGCAGCCTCATGA
- the rsxD gene encoding electron transport complex subunit RsxD, whose amino-acid sequence MFNIATAPFAHNRKQTQTLMLLVILACLPGFLAQTWFFGWGTLIQIVLALVTALASEALVLTLRGRPVKPALLDGSAALTAVLIGLSLPPLLPWWMLVLATAFAIIIAKHLYGGLGQNLFNPAMVAYVLLLVSFPVQMTSWLPPASIAAYGIGFGDAVSVIFTGFSLDGYSMLQLKQGVDGLTMATPLDTLKTGLTQGLTATEVMTHKVFEGWGGIGWSWVNLGYLLGGLFLLQQKVIHWRIPVAVLGALLLSATLGYLATPDATATPMLHLFSGATMLGAFFIATDPVSASTTPRGRIVYGIMIGVLVYLIRHFGGYPDAFAFAVLLANLCVPLIDSLTRPKVYGARRK is encoded by the coding sequence ATGTTCAATATCGCGACTGCGCCCTTTGCCCATAACCGCAAGCAGACCCAGACCCTGATGTTGCTGGTCATACTGGCCTGCCTGCCCGGTTTCCTGGCGCAAACCTGGTTCTTCGGCTGGGGTACCCTGATTCAGATCGTGCTGGCGCTGGTGACGGCGCTGGCCTCGGAAGCACTGGTGCTGACACTGCGTGGCCGCCCCGTGAAACCGGCCTTGCTGGACGGCAGTGCGGCCCTCACCGCCGTGCTCATCGGGCTCTCCCTGCCGCCCCTGCTGCCCTGGTGGATGCTGGTACTGGCCACGGCTTTTGCCATCATCATCGCCAAGCACCTCTATGGCGGCCTCGGTCAGAACCTGTTCAACCCGGCCATGGTGGCCTATGTGCTGCTGCTGGTCTCCTTCCCGGTGCAGATGACCAGCTGGCTCCCCCCCGCCAGCATCGCCGCCTACGGCATCGGCTTCGGGGATGCGGTCTCGGTGATCTTCACCGGCTTCAGCCTCGATGGCTACAGCATGCTGCAGCTCAAGCAGGGGGTGGATGGCCTGACCATGGCGACCCCGCTCGACACCCTGAAGACAGGTCTGACCCAGGGCCTCACCGCCACCGAGGTGATGACCCACAAGGTCTTCGAGGGCTGGGGCGGTATCGGCTGGAGCTGGGTCAACCTCGGCTACCTGCTGGGGGGCCTGTTCCTGTTGCAGCAGAAGGTGATCCACTGGCGCATTCCGGTGGCCGTGCTGGGCGCCCTGCTGCTCTCGGCCACCCTGGGATATCTGGCGACACCGGATGCCACCGCCACTCCCATGCTGCATCTGTTCAGCGGCGCCACCATGCTGGGGGCCTTCTTCATCGCCACGGATCCGGTGAGCGCCAGCACGACACCGCGAGGCCGGATCGTCTACGGGATCATGATAGGGGTACTGGTCTACCTCATCCGCCACTTCGGCGGCTACCCGGACGCCTTCGCCTTCGCGGTGTTGCTGGCCAATCTCTGCGTACCGCTGATAGACAGCCTGACTCGCCCCAAAGTCTACGGAGCACGCCGCAAATGA